From the Struthio camelus isolate bStrCam1 chromosome 19, bStrCam1.hap1, whole genome shotgun sequence genome, the window CAAGGCTGCAaccttcttttttccctcatAGAAGAAGCTGATCCAAGGATTCATGAAAACCTGGAACGCTTTCAATATGGTCTTTTGTTTGGGCAAGTTGAGTGATGGCCTTGCCCTTCACACTCGACAGGAAGCTGTTTTGAAATTAACCTAGTTCATACCTTTGAAACACGAAGGGAGAGTAAGATTGCCATCCACACACTGAGCAGCTACAGTGTAGGCAcaggatttttctttattcttgcaGTAGAAGGAAATAGTTTCACCATGCTGTATTCCTTCCTTAAGGTCACTCTGAACTCTCTTCTTCTCACCATTGTATAACACTACAGCTTTCTTAGCTGGTATCTTACATGGTCCTGTAAAACAGTTTAGTGATAAGCAACACTTCTGGATAGTTAGAGCTCCGTTTTGAAAACTGGATAGACTACAGCCTATCAGAAATCTGCACAAGTGACATTTGGAGATGAAAACTGATCCGTCGCACAAATATTCAGTAAAGGGACTTTCAGTATGCAGAGTCTTAACTATCTAACAGTGCCTAGGCAACTTGTGAACTTGCTATATTAGTAAAGCAACGGGCATCACATGCGTTAATACAGATTATACCTGCTTCCCAGGCAAAATAAGCTATACAGGCCAAAGCATTTTTACAATGGTTTGTCATTGTTTGCGCCTAGTACTCCTGCTGGTATGAAAGTGGTGAAGAAATTCACACCCCTAAAGTAACATTAGTATAGTATCAAAAGTGTCTGGTGAAGATCCAACCTCAGTCAATTTtataattatattaaattaaACCATTAAATTAACAatggagaagaaagggaatatTCAGACATAATAAAATTAGGTGGCTGGTTACTGATGTCAGTTCAGATGTATCATGTATACAGTGTTCGGTGGTGGGAGTCCTTATCATCAGCTTTGAGATTACAATGTTtaagctttcagttttcttttgagATGGTCAACATTTCCACAAAGGTGTAACAGCCCTACAACCAGAAAGTCAGTGTTTTAGGAAAAGTCAGTTTCATACATGGCTTCTAACAAATTGTATATGTGTACCTTTACAAGTTGGCTTTATGGACCAGTTTCCTGTCTTTTCACATCGGGATTCCTTAGGTCCCTCCAGCACATAGCTGGGCTGGCAGCCATAGCTGACACTTTCATTATAATGATATATTCTACGAACAGCAAAATTTATGAATCCATTTTCTATTCCTGTTGGCGTGGGACATGTGACAGCTGTGGTACAAAAACAAAGCTTTATcaattttgcagttttaaaaagacACATGATATGCTTTGAAAAAACACATAAAACTTCCATTCTCGTTCATTGCAGCCTCTGGCACAGGAAAACATAGCCAGAGGAAGCAACgtttaaaaaaatagcataaataaaTATTACTTGTTTTGAATTGCAATCTGTGGCTAtacacaaaaattatttaaatgtggCATAGTTTCACTGAAGCTAGTGAAGTTCTCTGGACTTAGGATAAGGGTCTCTAATTCTTGGCTTGACCCTAACAGTTAGTAGAATAAAATGTTCAGTGCACTGTAGAGGTCAGGTTCTGATTCCACACTGTGAATTAAGTTTAACTGGTCTTGTTTGCATAACCTTTATCCCTGCAGCAAATATTTTGTCACATCATCTTGCATGCAATCATGCAGACATTGTTAGCAATCACTTTTCATTTATGATTCGGACTTTCAGAATAATTCTACTGTACATTTGCAATAATAATTTGATATTTGTGTCAGCTTTTTTTAGTAAAATCTTTCACATGATTTTACATATACATTTCTAGGGAATATTTAAATGTTGATAAAATAAGTTACTTACACTTGCATTCTGGAATGCCACTCCAGTTTCCATTGGCCATGCAGGTCGCTGTTTCATTTCCAATAAGTGCAAGAGGTGGTACACATTCAAAAGTAATTGTGtccagaaaagcaaaaacatttccaGGTTTTAGATGACGGTACGAAAGGACTCCAAATTCAGAAAGTGAGGGAGGTGCACAGGTCACAGCTGGAAAAGCACAACATGCCTAAAATCACATCTTAAATGTGGAATTGTTACTCTTTCATGTTGGAATATCACGTAGAGCAACATGCTTATAAGCAGGTTAACCCGCATAGCACCTTACACAAGTGTAgctatcaaaatttaaaaaaaatctggttaaAAGTCTCAGAGGCCTTAGAGTATGTAATTCATGGGTTTTGCGATATTTTTCAGACAACATACAAAAGCAGCATACTGCTCTTTTAGTAAGGAGTTTATGCAGGGCAGATTATagcaaaaacatacacaaaaattgCTAAGATATGCCGGTATCCTCTTTTTACACAAAGGGAAAATGCAGCTGAGTGGGTAAGCATCTTACCTTCAGCTATAAACAGCATCCCTGATCCTGGCATATTGGACAGACCGTTACACTGTGTTTCTCTAGAAACAATCCACAGATCTAAATCTAAACATATatgctgctgcttcatttttCCTAACCTTTTTTGCACCACACTTTAGGAGGGCCTTTGAGTAAACGTATTTCTGAGCAATGTAAAGCAGTCTTTCTGTAATAAGAATACGGCTAGTGTAGTTCTTCAGTATTTAAACACATACGTTGACATTGCGGCAGACTTCCGCTCCACTTCCCGTCTGCCATGCATTGGCTCGTTCTTGTCCCGACAAGATTGTAACTGTAAACAAAAAGACCTCGTTATCAGAAGCTTAATGAACCtttacaaggagaaaaatcaagCTCTTTTTGCATGAAAGATTACTATTTTTCATAAGCAGACTTAACAGGAACCCAATTATGAAATCCTTTTCTAGCTCTAGCACTTACTAACCTCAAGGGAAGTTTAGATTCAAACatgaaaaaatgttaatattctgGTATTACAAATTTCCAGAAAGAGTGCTTGATATGTCAAGATGTCTCTCATTTTCAActatatattacattttatttttattatactaTATTATATAGATTAATTTCTATAATTGATTAATGCTGTGGATATATGTAAATTGTGAGCCTTGATCTGTGATCATTAATATTCATTTTATGGTTTCTTGGGAGGAGTTCCTAGTTGTTTATGGCAATTAGTGTAGATCTATTTGTAAAGAATTCAGCGCTGTCAAG encodes:
- the APOH gene encoding beta-2-glycoprotein 1 codes for the protein MYSLALSVCLLALTRCALAGAVCPRPPEVLFATIDVNKSVYEVGEEIEYTCRPGFVPNGGRRKYSCPPSGRWPLNTLLCLPKRCPSPGPLQHGKIDFTDSHYQSSISFSCEPGYNLVGTRTSQCMADGKWSGSLPQCQPVTCAPPSLSEFGVLSYRHLKPGNVFAFLDTITFECVPPLALIGNETATCMANGNWSGIPECKSVTCPTPTGIENGFINFAVRRIYHYNESVSYGCQPSYVLEGPKESRCEKTGNWSIKPTCKGPCKIPAKKAVVLYNGEKKRVQSDLKEGIQHGETISFYCKNKEKSCAYTVAAQCVDGNLTLPSCFKERGFFSSLVKKDPSDMTPCED